The genome window GTATCGCCCCGCGCAGCCCCCGCAATCGCACCCATCGAAATCGGGTGATAGGGCGGGCGGAAGGTGGTGGTGCCAACACTGGGAATCTCGGCATCCAGCGCGCCTGCTAGCGTGGCCAGCCCGTTTATATTGCTGAGCTTCCCCTGATCCGTCGCCATGCCAAGCGTGGTATAGCGTTTGGCATGTTCCACCGAAACAAAGCCCTCCTGAGCGGCAAGACGCACGTCCGAGACTTTGACGTCGTTCTGGTAATCGAGAAAGGTCTTCTCGCGCAGTTTGACGCTGGCGCCCTGCGGCATTTGCCAGACCGGCATCATCGGCGCTTCCTCGCGGCGCGTAGCCTCGGGCGAGGTGAAATCGCGCGGCATCTTGAACCCCAGCGAGGTGGCCACCCCATCGGCGGCGGCATGGGCGTCATGCAACACGTCGTCGAGCGCGAAGACCCCAGCCGCAGCCCCGGCGGGCGTGACGAAACCATGCCCGTCCGCGCCGGTGGGCGGGTGATCCTGATTGGGGCGGAAGCAGGCATGCGTAGTGTCCCATGTCAGCTTGCCGCCGCAATGGGACCACAGGTGCACCACAGGTGACCAGCCGCCCGACATGGCGACGGCATCGCAGGCGATCTCTTCCAACACGGCACCTTCACCTGCCTGCGAGCAAACGGCCACGCCGGTCACGCGCTTACCCCCCAGAACCGAGGAAACCCCCTGCCCCATGACCACCCGAATGCCAAGCGCCTTGGCCTGTGCGACCAATTCGCTGTCTTGCGGCAAAACGCGGGCATCCAACACGGCGGGCACCTCAAGCCCCGCCTGTTTCAGCGCAATCGCCGTGAGATAGGCGTTGTCGTTATTGGTCACAACCACGGTGCGATCGCCCGGTGAGACCCCATAATTCGCCACATAGTCGCGCATGGCCGAGGCCAGCATCACTCCGGGCACGTCATTGCCAGCGAAGCTGAGCGGGCGCTCAATCGCTCCGGTCGCGGTAATCACGTGGCCAGCGCGGACACGCCAGAGGCGGTGGCGTGGCCCGGCATCCTCCGGCGCATGATCCCGCAGCCGTTCATAGCCCAGCACATAGCCGTGATCATAAACCCCTGCCCCCATGGTCCGGTCGCGCAGATCGACATTCTCCATACCGCGCAAACGGTCGAGTGTTTGCGCGATCCAGCCCTCCACGGGCGCGTCATCCACTGTGCCGCCATCGACTGGCGCACGCCCGCCCCAATGGGCGGATTGCTCCATCACGATGACACGCGCCCCGCTCAAACCCGCCGCTAATGCGGCCTGAAGCCCCGCGACACCACCGCCGATGACCAGCACGTCGCAGAAGGCGTGGAAGTGTTCATAGGTGTCGGCATCCGCCGCCTTGGGCGCTTTGCCCAGACCGGCGGAATGCCGGATGATCGGCTCGTAGAGGTGCTTCCACAGCGGGCGCGGATGCATGAACATCTTGTAGTAGAACCCCGCGGGCAGGAAGCGGCTGAGGTGTTTGTTAAGCGCGCCTACATCGAACTCAAGGCTCGGCCAATGGTTCTGGCTTTCCGCCTCCAACCCCTCGTGAAGCTCGGTCGTGGTGACGCGGGCGTTGGGCTCAAACCGCCCCTCTTGGCCGAGACCGACCAGACCGTTGGGTTCTTCGGGGCCGGAGGTCACGATGCCGCGCGGGCGGTGGTATTTGAACGAACGCCCGACCAGCACCTGATCATTGGCCAGCAACGCCGAGGCCAGCGTGTCGCCCTCATAGCCGCGCATTTGCTTGCCGTTGAAGGTGAAATTCAGCGGTTTGCTTTTGTTCAGCAGGCGGCCGCCTGTGGCC of Sulfitobacter sp. DSM 110093 contains these proteins:
- a CDS encoding sarcosine oxidase subunit alpha family protein, with amino-acid sequence MSTRLATGGRLLNKSKPLNFTFNGKQMRGYEGDTLASALLANDQVLVGRSFKYHRPRGIVTSGPEEPNGLVGLGQEGRFEPNARVTTTELHEGLEAESQNHWPSLEFDVGALNKHLSRFLPAGFYYKMFMHPRPLWKHLYEPIIRHSAGLGKAPKAADADTYEHFHAFCDVLVIGGGVAGLQAALAAGLSGARVIVMEQSAHWGGRAPVDGGTVDDAPVEGWIAQTLDRLRGMENVDLRDRTMGAGVYDHGYVLGYERLRDHAPEDAGPRHRLWRVRAGHVITATGAIERPLSFAGNDVPGVMLASAMRDYVANYGVSPGDRTVVVTNNDNAYLTAIALKQAGLEVPAVLDARVLPQDSELVAQAKALGIRVVMGQGVSSVLGGKRVTGVAVCSQAGEGAVLEEIACDAVAMSGGWSPVVHLWSHCGGKLTWDTTHACFRPNQDHPPTGADGHGFVTPAGAAAGVFALDDVLHDAHAAADGVATSLGFKMPRDFTSPEATRREEAPMMPVWQMPQGASVKLREKTFLDYQNDVKVSDVRLAAQEGFVSVEHAKRYTTLGMATDQGKLSNINGLATLAGALDAEIPSVGTTTFRPPYHPISMGAIAGAARGDTFQPIRRTPLHDWHEANGAIWEPVGQWRRPYAYVQSGESTHDAVMREVTNTRQNLGLLDASTLGKLIVRGPDAARFLDMMYTNMMSTLKPGKCRYGLMCNENGFLIDDGVVARLDEQTFLCHTTTGGADSIHAHMEEWLQTEWWDWKVHVVNATEHYAQVAVVGPNARKCLEKLGGMDLSREALGFMEWTEGELGGFKVRVFRISFSGELSYEIAVEAGQGQAFWDALLIAGHDLGVMPYGTECLHILRAEKGFIMIGDETDGTVIPQDLGLNWAISRKKDDYLGKRAQHRSHMQDPTRWKLVGLETTDGSTLPDGAYALGEGENDNGQKVMQGRVTSTYHSPTLDRGIAMGLVLNGPDRMGEVLTFPGTDCKTYEARIVDPVFYDPKGEKQNV